In the genome of Carnobacterium pleistocenium FTR1, one region contains:
- a CDS encoding MetQ/NlpA family ABC transporter substrate-binding protein: MIKKGLVLSSLALLLAACGTGDSDESTEVASSEGSTDQEEIVIKVASHLPPMTDIVEIAGDVIEEPYKVELVEVSDNIQYNEALLNDEVDANFAQHEPFMEKFNQEREGDLVALQTIYNPIVGFYSPVYDSVEEIEDGAEVALPSDSSNEARALAILEDYELLTLDPEVNKYEVTADDVTENPHNFTFTHIDLLNLTGAYEDGVELVFNYPTYIDSIGLTTEDALILEDDEDLTFALQLITREDNQDSAEIQALLKAFTSPEVHDYLDELSETGHLEPAFNVGE; encoded by the coding sequence ATGATAAAAAAAGGATTAGTTTTAAGCAGTTTAGCATTATTATTAGCAGCGTGTGGTACAGGAGATTCAGATGAGTCAACTGAAGTCGCTTCAAGTGAAGGATCAACTGATCAAGAAGAGATTGTGATCAAGGTTGCTTCACATTTGCCACCGATGACTGATATTGTTGAGATTGCTGGAGATGTTATTGAAGAACCGTATAAAGTGGAGTTAGTGGAAGTATCAGATAATATCCAATACAATGAGGCCCTTTTGAATGATGAAGTAGATGCCAACTTTGCCCAACATGAACCATTTATGGAAAAATTCAATCAAGAGCGTGAAGGTGATTTAGTGGCACTTCAAACTATTTATAATCCGATTGTCGGTTTTTATTCACCTGTTTATGATTCCGTTGAGGAAATTGAAGATGGCGCAGAAGTTGCTCTTCCTAGCGACTCTTCTAATGAAGCACGAGCTTTGGCGATACTAGAAGATTATGAATTGCTAACATTGGATCCAGAAGTAAATAAATATGAAGTAACTGCAGATGATGTAACAGAAAACCCTCATAATTTTACATTTACACACATTGACCTATTGAATTTAACTGGTGCTTATGAAGATGGAGTAGAATTAGTTTTTAATTATCCTACCTACATTGACAGTATTGGGTTAACAACGGAAGATGCATTGATATTAGAAGATGACGAAGACCTTACTTTTGCTTTACAATTGATTACACGAGAAGATAACCAAGATTCAGCTGAAATTCAAGCTTTACTTAAAGCTTTTACTTCTCCAGAAGTGCATGATTACTTGGATGAACTCTCAGAAACCGGTCACTTAGAGCCAGCTTTTAACGTAGGCGAGTAA
- a CDS encoding methionine ABC transporter permease: MSNTFEIYTERVIDYAPNLIESLYETGIMMGFAMVAAIILGLPLGTLLFLTAKGKPMENKVLYRLANVFVNIIRSFPFLLLVIAMQPAIRYLYGRATGDPIAASFPMMLIAIVLYARFVEQSLIDVPKGVIETAQSMGATIPQLVWKFLYVEARSSLLIGFTTAFVSFISYSTIMGVIGGGGIGDFAIRYGYQRYETDIMYTAIVIIIIFVVFVQWLGLQIARKIDKR; the protein is encoded by the coding sequence ATGTCTAATACGTTTGAAATTTATACTGAGCGTGTCATTGATTATGCGCCAAATTTGATTGAAAGTCTTTATGAAACAGGTATCATGATGGGCTTTGCAATGGTTGCGGCTATTATTTTAGGACTGCCATTGGGAACTTTACTTTTTTTGACCGCAAAAGGTAAACCAATGGAAAATAAGGTCTTATATCGCTTAGCAAATGTCTTTGTCAATATCATTCGTTCTTTTCCTTTTTTACTATTGGTGATAGCTATGCAGCCCGCCATCCGGTATCTTTACGGACGTGCAACAGGTGACCCAATTGCTGCTTCATTTCCAATGATGCTTATTGCCATTGTTTTATACGCGCGTTTTGTTGAGCAGTCATTGATTGACGTACCTAAGGGCGTAATAGAAACGGCTCAGTCAATGGGAGCCACTATTCCTCAACTAGTATGGAAATTTTTATATGTGGAAGCAAGAAGTTCTTTATTGATCGGCTTTACGACTGCTTTTGTTAGTTTCATTTCGTACTCTACTATTATGGGAGTAATTGGCGGTGGTGGAATTGGAGATTTTGCGATTCGCTATGGTTACCAACGGTATGAAACAGATATTATGTATACGGCAATTGTTATTATTATTATTTTCGTAGTCTTTGTACAGTGGTTAGGACTACAAATCGCTCGAAAAATAGATAAACGATAG
- a CDS encoding methionine ABC transporter ATP-binding protein, which produces MIELKGISKKFNGQNGQFKAVDDISLSIEKNELFGIIGESGAGKSTLLRFINALEKPDGGQVLVDGVDVQQLTKKELRLHQKKISMIFQQFNLLSNKTVEENIHLPLEMYEYEHTLPMEKVLDFVGLKDKRHSYPAELSGGQKQRVGIARALITRPTILLCDEPTSALDQGTTKEIVDVLKKAHQQFGMTVVIVTHELEVIKELCTRAAVIEEGKLIDTIQVKQKINQKEFQSYHQRALEVLGDV; this is translated from the coding sequence TTGATTGAGCTAAAAGGTATTTCAAAAAAATTTAATGGGCAAAATGGCCAATTCAAAGCGGTGGATGATATTAGTTTGTCTATTGAAAAAAATGAATTATTTGGAATAATTGGGGAGAGTGGGGCTGGAAAATCAACTTTACTACGTTTTATTAATGCTTTAGAAAAACCTGATGGTGGGCAAGTACTCGTTGATGGTGTGGACGTCCAACAATTGACAAAAAAAGAATTGCGACTGCATCAAAAAAAAATCAGCATGATTTTCCAACAATTTAATTTGCTTAGCAATAAAACAGTGGAAGAAAATATTCATTTGCCATTGGAAATGTATGAGTATGAGCATACTTTACCAATGGAAAAAGTTTTGGATTTTGTTGGTTTGAAAGATAAGCGGCACAGTTATCCTGCTGAGCTGTCTGGTGGGCAAAAACAGCGCGTCGGTATTGCTCGTGCATTGATTACCCGTCCAACCATTCTATTATGTGATGAACCAACATCTGCATTAGACCAAGGCACAACGAAAGAAATTGTCGATGTTTTGAAAAAAGCTCATCAACAATTCGGGATGACCGTAGTGATCGTGACACATGAGCTAGAAGTTATAAAAGAATTATGTACTCGTGCTGCGGTGATTGAAGAGGGAAAACTAATCGATACGATTCAAGTGAAGCAAAAAATAAATCAAAAAGAATTCCAATCGTATCACCAACGGGCATTGGAGGTGTTAGGAGATGTCTAA
- a CDS encoding type 1 glutamine amidotransferase domain-containing protein → MSVENKKLIALVSDDFEDLELWYPVLRLREAGATVHLVAEKKDTVYHGKYGVPVTSDYSFEEITKEDYDGILVPGGWSPDKLRRFPKVIEFVQYFDQQKKPIGQICHAGWVLISAGILKGINVTSTPGIKDDMTNAGAIWHDVPAITDGHIISSRRPPDLPEYMKQYIASFE, encoded by the coding sequence GTGTCTGTAGAAAACAAGAAACTGATTGCTTTAGTCAGTGATGACTTTGAAGATTTAGAACTATGGTACCCTGTTTTGCGCTTAAGAGAAGCTGGAGCGACGGTACATCTAGTAGCCGAAAAGAAAGATACTGTTTATCATGGGAAGTACGGTGTACCAGTAACGTCTGACTATAGTTTTGAAGAAATCACTAAAGAAGATTACGATGGTATTTTAGTTCCTGGAGGTTGGTCTCCTGATAAATTAAGACGCTTTCCTAAAGTTATTGAATTTGTCCAATATTTTGACCAACAAAAGAAACCTATCGGACAAATCTGTCATGCTGGTTGGGTATTGATCTCAGCAGGGATCCTTAAGGGAATAAATGTTACGAGTACTCCAGGAATAAAAGATGACATGACGAATGCAGGTGCAATTTGGCATGACGTTCCTGCTATTACAGATGGTCACATCATTTCAAGTCGCAGACCTCCTGACCTTCCAGAATACATGAAACAATACATCGCTTCATTTGAATAA